A part of Candidatus Rokuibacteriota bacterium genomic DNA contains:
- a CDS encoding carbon-nitrogen hydrolase family protein — protein MSGPWPAFTAAAVQAAPVYLDRQATVDKACALIREAGRAGARLVAFPEVFVPGFPHWIYLDRPQPNERYFVELVREAVQVPGPETERLGQAAREAGAHVVIGVNERSPRSMGELFNTNLLFGPDGSLLGRHRKLMPTYAEKMVWSFGDGSTLRVYDTAVGRLGTLCCGENTNPLARFALIAQGEQVHVANYPARPAGDPYDLTRAIEIRSAAHAFEGKCFVLVAGSLISAPMRERLGDTAEKRRLLGDGSMTFTGILGPDGRVIAGPAAPDREEIVYGKIELEAIIRPKILHDVAGNYNRFDVLSLQLNRAPLAAIHEAMPALTDSEGPGPDTRALLDELRRRVGSASHEELRALVASLLAALDAG, from the coding sequence ATGAGCGGCCCCTGGCCGGCTTTCACGGCGGCGGCGGTGCAGGCGGCGCCCGTGTACCTCGACCGCCAGGCCACCGTGGACAAGGCCTGCGCCCTGATCCGCGAGGCCGGGCGCGCCGGGGCCAGGCTGGTGGCCTTCCCCGAGGTCTTCGTCCCCGGCTTCCCCCACTGGATCTACCTCGATCGCCCGCAGCCCAACGAGCGCTACTTCGTCGAGCTGGTGAGGGAAGCGGTGCAGGTGCCGGGCCCCGAGACTGAGCGCCTCGGCCAGGCGGCGCGGGAGGCCGGTGCCCACGTGGTGATCGGGGTCAACGAGCGGAGCCCCCGGAGCATGGGGGAGCTGTTCAACACCAACCTCCTCTTCGGGCCCGACGGCTCGCTCCTGGGGCGGCATCGCAAGCTGATGCCGACCTATGCGGAGAAGATGGTGTGGAGCTTCGGCGACGGCTCGACGCTTCGCGTGTACGACACCGCGGTGGGGCGGCTCGGCACCCTCTGCTGCGGGGAGAACACCAACCCGCTGGCCCGGTTCGCCCTCATCGCGCAGGGCGAGCAAGTCCACGTGGCCAATTACCCCGCGCGGCCGGCGGGAGACCCCTATGACCTCACGCGGGCCATCGAGATCCGCTCCGCCGCCCATGCCTTCGAGGGCAAGTGCTTCGTGCTGGTGGCGGGGAGCCTCATCAGCGCCCCCATGCGCGAGCGGCTCGGCGACACGGCCGAGAAGCGCCGGCTCCTCGGCGACGGGAGCATGACGTTCACCGGCATCCTCGGCCCGGACGGCCGCGTCATCGCGGGGCCCGCGGCGCCGGACCGGGAGGAGATCGTCTACGGCAAGATCGAGCTCGAGGCGATCATCCGGCCCAAGATCCTCCACGACGTGGCCGGCAACTACAACCGCTTCGACGTGCTGTCGCTCCAGCTGAACCGCGCGCCCCTGGCGGCGATCCACGAGGCGATGCCGGCGCTGACGGACTCCGAGGGCCCGGGGCCCGACACCCGGGCGCTGCTGGACGAGCTCCGCCGCCGCGTGGGCTCGGCCTCCCACGAGGAGCTCCGGGCGCTCGTCGCCTCGCTGCTGGCGGCCCTGGACGCCGGGTAG
- a CDS encoding CoA transferase: protein MRAADLPLVDVTILDLTRVLAGPYCTRLLSDLGARVIKIERPGEGDEMRRAYLQLEGNRTDQSTYFTRVNAGKESVAVDMSRPDGQAIIRDLARVAEVVVENFMPGVVARLGCDYETLRAVKPDIIYCSISGFGQTGPWRARPALAHTINAISGLMHLEQGEEPAPRASNLQAADVLAATHAASAILAAIIRRSRTGRGAHLDVSMLEALIAADSVTYAAVLNGGEEHGNPRPGMVVAPIGDGCVALQFVGAPQLWPRLLAVMGRPDLDQDPRFDSDEKRRVNWGDLRQIVESWLATFRTMADALKALSDARIPCAPVLRPAEVIAEPHLSERQFFPTVTHPARGAVRVTASPFHLDGVPVHPRGPAAYRVGEHTRAVLGDLLGYPAERIDQLRRSGVVDIP from the coding sequence GTGCGTGCCGCCGATCTCCCCCTGGTCGATGTCACGATCCTGGACCTCACCCGCGTCCTCGCCGGGCCCTACTGCACCCGCTTGCTGAGCGACCTGGGCGCCCGCGTCATCAAGATCGAGCGCCCAGGCGAGGGCGACGAGATGCGGCGCGCCTACCTGCAGCTCGAAGGCAACCGCACGGACCAGAGCACCTATTTCACCCGTGTGAACGCGGGCAAGGAGAGCGTCGCCGTCGACATGTCACGTCCCGACGGCCAGGCCATCATCCGCGACCTGGCGCGCGTGGCCGAGGTGGTGGTGGAGAACTTCATGCCCGGCGTGGTGGCCAGGCTGGGCTGCGACTACGAGACGCTCCGGGCGGTGAAGCCCGACATCATCTACTGCTCCATCTCGGGCTTCGGCCAGACGGGGCCGTGGCGCGCGCGACCCGCGCTCGCCCACACCATCAACGCCATCTCCGGCCTCATGCACCTGGAACAGGGCGAGGAGCCGGCGCCGCGGGCCTCCAACCTGCAGGCTGCCGACGTCCTGGCCGCCACCCATGCCGCCAGCGCGATTCTGGCGGCGATCATCCGGAGAAGTCGCACCGGCAGGGGCGCACACCTCGATGTCTCCATGCTCGAGGCGCTCATCGCCGCCGACAGCGTGACCTATGCCGCCGTGCTCAACGGCGGCGAGGAGCACGGCAACCCGCGCCCCGGCATGGTCGTCGCCCCCATCGGCGACGGCTGCGTGGCCCTGCAGTTCGTGGGCGCCCCGCAGCTCTGGCCCCGCCTGCTGGCCGTCATGGGGCGGCCCGACCTGGATCAGGACCCGCGCTTCGATAGCGACGAGAAGCGGCGTGTCAACTGGGGCGACCTGCGGCAGATCGTCGAGTCGTGGCTCGCGACGTTCCGCACGATGGCGGACGCCCTCAAGGCGCTCTCGGATGCGCGCATCCCGTGCGCACCGGTACTCCGCCCGGCCGAGGTGATCGCCGAACCCCACCTGTCCGAGCGGCAGTTCTTCCCGACGGTGACGCATCCGGCTCGTGGCGCCGTGCGCGTGACGGCCAGCCCCTTCCACCTCGACGGCGTGCCGGTGCATCCCCGGGGGCCCGCGGCCTACCGCGTTGGCGAGCATACGCGGGCGGTGCTCGGCGACCTGCTCGGCTACCCGGCGGAGCGCATCGACCAGTTGCGGCGCTCAGGGGTCGTCGACATCCCGTAG